A region of uncultured Desulfobacter sp. DNA encodes the following proteins:
- the rarD gene encoding EamA family transporter RarD — MKQNIKGVLFGLAAFGAWGFFPVYWKQLQSVNAFEILCHRIVWSSIFLGGIIAWQQRWNEVLEIIQNPRAVNILVISGFLVGFNWFVYIWAVNSGRVVETSLGYYMNPMINVGLGYLLLQERFSKIQWSAVFFALSGVIYALAAYGTVPVFALALAFSFAFYGLSRKKIDALPIPMLFIETLILFIPALAYIGFRVAMGTTPFLEQAALSVLCIGAGVVTSLPLLWFAAAVKRLKLSTIGILQYLAPSIAFVLGVFVYKEPFSRHNLITFVFIWAGVILYIWDTTLHKKS, encoded by the coding sequence ATGAAACAAAATATAAAAGGGGTGTTGTTCGGTCTGGCTGCCTTTGGTGCCTGGGGTTTTTTTCCGGTTTACTGGAAGCAGTTGCAGTCGGTCAATGCCTTTGAAATTTTATGTCATCGCATTGTCTGGTCCAGTATTTTTCTTGGGGGTATCATTGCCTGGCAGCAGCGATGGAATGAAGTGCTTGAAATTATCCAGAACCCCAGGGCTGTTAATATTCTTGTCATCAGTGGTTTTCTTGTGGGGTTCAACTGGTTTGTCTATATCTGGGCCGTGAACTCGGGTCGGGTGGTGGAGACAAGTCTGGGGTACTATATGAATCCCATGATTAATGTGGGCTTAGGCTATTTGTTGCTCCAGGAGCGGTTCAGCAAAATCCAGTGGAGCGCCGTTTTTTTTGCCCTTTCAGGTGTGATCTATGCCCTGGCAGCTTATGGCACGGTGCCTGTATTCGCCCTGGCTTTGGCATTCAGCTTTGCTTTTTACGGATTGTCCCGGAAAAAAATTGATGCCCTGCCCATTCCCATGCTCTTTATTGAAACCCTGATTCTGTTCATCCCGGCCCTGGCATACATCGGCTTCAGGGTCGCCATGGGCACCACGCCCTTTCTGGAGCAGGCTGCTCTCTCTGTATTGTGCATCGGCGCAGGTGTGGTCACAAGTCTACCTTTATTGTGGTTTGCAGCGGCCGTGAAGCGTTTAAAATTGTCCACCATCGGGATTCTTCAATACCTGGCCCCGTCCATTGCCTTTGTTCTCGGGGTATTCGTATACAAGGAACCCTTTTCCCGTCATAATCTGATTACCTTTGTCTTTATCTGGGCCGGGGTCATTCTGTATATATGGGATACGACCCTGCACAAAAAGAGTTGA
- a CDS encoding CBS domain-containing protein codes for MPPKKQAISPKTVITSHVNSDFDAIGAMLAAQKLYPEGVILFPGSQEKNLRDFFIHSMGYLFNMADPGTIDFSDTKRLVIVDTRQKSRLSGVENLLEKPDLIIDIYDHHPSLPGEIKGSFDLSKPYGATTTIMCELLREKKIDISSDEATVMALGIYEDTGSFTYSSTTPADFEQAGFLIACGACLSTISSLVVKEMKTEQVTWLNELINEMTTVAVNGIRIHLSAIAASHYIPDLASIVQKIVRMENLDCFFALVLMGSKVHIIARNRLHELDVGKILGAFGGGGHFYAASAKVENQTLPQVEMRLMEIVEQQIRHVRVAKKLMSSPAISLTADKSCLDAARKMSRYNINTLLILDPQTLEYLGFITRHLAEKILHHKLGDQPVIDYIESGTQSVGLTSDLAEIEQKIIDLKQRVVPVIENRAIVGVITRTDLLNFLVEHSREVVLSEKTDITGLKPRTRYVGNLLNSRLKKSVRTLLSDIGHAGDTLGVEVFVVGGFVRDLMLERPNEDIDVVVEGDGITFAEYFASQHNCRFHPHRKFNTAVIIFEDGYKLDVASARLEYYETPAALPVVENSSIRMDLARRDFTINTLAISLNAESFGTLIDYFGGVRDVKDRIVRIIHNLSFIEDPTRIFRAIKFSNRFGFRIGKVTSNLISNAMNVGAVKNLSGLRVLSELKQIFSEENPLPAVQTMADYGLDKVIHHELKLTDATSALFESVGKILAWHDLLYADDDYPRWAVYFMAWLHGYTVSVSTQIADRLMFPIKERELLLDQRIKAEQRIRLIERSYPVSNQQMYWWLIYFKTEILLFMLALTKNEPVRKAISHFYTHQRKIKPLAGGKDLKSAGIKPGPVYSTILDRIIDEKLDGKLNTLEEEIEFAKRYALENNLVLTC; via the coding sequence GTGCCCCCAAAAAAACAGGCAATATCCCCAAAAACGGTCATAACCAGCCATGTAAATTCTGATTTTGATGCCATTGGGGCCATGCTCGCCGCCCAAAAGCTTTACCCGGAAGGTGTAATTCTCTTCCCCGGGTCCCAGGAAAAAAATCTGAGGGATTTTTTCATTCACTCCATGGGATACCTGTTTAATATGGCGGATCCCGGAACAATAGATTTCAGTGACACAAAACGTCTGGTTATTGTGGATACCCGGCAGAAAAGCCGCCTTTCCGGTGTTGAAAACCTCCTGGAAAAACCCGATCTGATTATTGACATTTACGATCACCATCCGTCTTTGCCAGGCGAAATTAAAGGTTCCTTTGATCTGTCAAAGCCCTATGGAGCCACCACCACCATCATGTGTGAACTTCTGCGTGAAAAAAAAATCGACATCAGCAGTGATGAGGCCACAGTGATGGCCCTTGGGATTTACGAGGATACCGGCAGCTTTACCTATTCTTCCACAACTCCGGCGGATTTTGAGCAGGCCGGCTTTCTGATCGCCTGCGGCGCATGCCTTTCCACCATATCAAGCCTTGTGGTCAAGGAGATGAAGACCGAACAGGTCACCTGGCTCAATGAATTGATCAATGAAATGACAACCGTTGCTGTCAACGGTATACGTATCCATCTGTCCGCCATTGCTGCCTCCCATTATATTCCGGATCTTGCCTCCATTGTGCAGAAAATTGTGAGAATGGAGAATCTGGACTGCTTTTTTGCACTGGTGCTCATGGGATCCAAGGTGCATATCATTGCCCGAAATCGCCTGCATGAACTGGATGTGGGTAAAATATTAGGGGCCTTTGGGGGCGGCGGCCATTTTTATGCGGCATCGGCCAAGGTGGAAAATCAGACTCTTCCCCAGGTTGAGATGCGTCTGATGGAGATTGTTGAACAACAGATCCGGCATGTGCGTGTGGCAAAAAAACTGATGTCCAGCCCGGCCATCTCCCTCACCGCTGATAAATCATGCCTGGATGCAGCGCGAAAGATGAGCCGGTACAATATCAACACTCTATTGATCCTTGATCCACAGACACTTGAATATCTGGGGTTTATTACCCGGCATCTGGCCGAGAAGATTTTGCATCATAAGCTTGGGGACCAGCCCGTCATTGACTACATTGAATCCGGCACCCAGAGTGTTGGTCTCACCAGTGATCTGGCTGAAATTGAGCAAAAGATCATTGATTTAAAGCAGCGTGTCGTTCCGGTCATAGAAAATCGCGCCATTGTCGGGGTTATCACGCGCACCGACCTTTTAAATTTTCTGGTGGAACATAGCCGGGAAGTCGTTTTGAGCGAAAAAACAGATATTACCGGCCTGAAACCCAGGACAAGATATGTTGGAAATCTTTTGAACAGCCGCTTGAAAAAGAGCGTACGCACTCTGCTTAGCGATATTGGCCATGCCGGAGACACGCTGGGGGTGGAGGTGTTTGTGGTGGGTGGTTTTGTCCGGGACCTGATGTTGGAACGGCCCAATGAAGATATCGATGTGGTGGTGGAGGGTGACGGCATTACCTTTGCCGAATATTTTGCCTCACAACATAATTGCAGATTCCATCCCCACCGCAAATTCAACACAGCCGTTATTATTTTCGAAGACGGGTATAAACTTGACGTGGCCTCTGCCCGGCTTGAATATTATGAGACCCCTGCGGCTCTGCCTGTGGTGGAAAACTCCTCCATCAGGATGGACCTTGCCAGAAGGGATTTTACCATAAATACCCTGGCCATTTCCCTGAATGCCGAAAGCTTTGGTACGCTTATTGATTATTTTGGCGGAGTCCGGGATGTTAAAGATAGAATAGTAAGAATTATCCATAACCTAAGTTTTATTGAAGACCCCACCCGGATTTTCAGAGCCATTAAATTTTCCAACAGGTTTGGGTTCAGGATTGGGAAAGTGACCTCCAACCTCATTAGCAATGCCATGAATGTGGGTGCTGTGAAAAATTTAAGCGGACTGCGGGTCCTTTCGGAACTCAAACAGATTTTCAGTGAAGAGAACCCGTTGCCTGCTGTGCAGACCATGGCGGATTACGGCCTGGACAAGGTGATTCACCATGAACTGAAATTAACCGATGCCACCAGTGCCCTGTTTGAATCGGTGGGAAAAATCCTGGCATGGCATGATCTTTTGTATGCGGATGATGATTATCCAAGGTGGGCGGTTTACTTTATGGCCTGGCTTCACGGGTATACCGTCTCGGTGAGTACCCAGATTGCGGACCGGCTCATGTTTCCCATAAAGGAAAGGGAGCTGCTGCTTGACCAGCGCATCAAGGCCGAACAACGGATTCGGCTCATTGAGAGGAGCTATCCGGTCTCAAATCAGCAGATGTACTGGTGGCTGATCTATTTTAAAACAGAAATCCTTTTGTTTATGCTGGCATTGACCAAAAATGAACCGGTGCGCAAAGCCATCTCCCATTTTTATACACACCAGCGAAAGATTAAACCACTGGCCGGGGGCAAAGATCTTAAATCTGCCGGAATAAAGCCCGGCCCGGTTTACAGCACGATTCTCGATAGAATTATTGACGAAAAACTGGATGGTAAATTGAACACCCTGGAGGAAGAAATCGAATTTGCAAAGCGCTATGCCCTTGAAAATAATTTGGTTTTAACCTGTTAG
- a CDS encoding ATP-binding protein, whose translation MQSDSQNILLRRTRDLFIQLKWISLARAVFALILIFSTLFFPDSGQSVHKDQSVVSLYKISGTILGLSLFYSAWLCKKKYLYILAYTQIIADTVIVTAIVFITGCYHSIFTFLYLLVIIYAAMLLLAQGSFTVALASSIQYGILIELEHLRIISPFQENPPLVLGVDQHHILYRIVITISACFATAALSGILSRQLKTARKDLKIAQEHLKRVEKMAAVDEIVSGIAHEIKNPLASLSGSIQMLREDMAPTGENDKLMQIILRETERLKQIATDIRLISKPGKANAKLINLSKAIDDVTTLFNNTPDWNQISIIAWVERDLHVYMDAVHLQQILWNLIKNAAESIEGKGKIKISSYSPRHKRIYLTIQDTGSGIDKKHASHIFDPFFTTKGDGTGLGLSIIHRIVDAYDGMIDFESIPGKGTVFTLIFNNPALEE comes from the coding sequence GTGCAGTCGGATAGCCAAAATATTTTACTGCGCCGAACCCGGGATCTGTTCATCCAGCTCAAGTGGATATCCCTGGCCAGGGCTGTATTTGCCCTGATACTCATCTTTTCCACGCTTTTTTTCCCCGACAGTGGCCAGTCCGTCCATAAAGATCAATCCGTTGTGTCTCTCTACAAAATTTCGGGAACCATTCTGGGCCTGTCTTTGTTTTATTCTGCGTGGCTTTGCAAAAAAAAATATCTGTATATCCTTGCCTATACCCAGATTATTGCGGATACAGTTATCGTCACAGCCATTGTTTTTATCACCGGATGCTACCACAGTATTTTTACATTCTTGTATCTTCTGGTCATTATCTATGCCGCCATGCTTCTGCTTGCCCAGGGCAGTTTTACAGTGGCGTTGGCATCAAGTATCCAATATGGCATTCTTATTGAACTTGAGCATCTTAGAATCATATCCCCTTTTCAAGAAAATCCCCCCCTTGTTCTGGGGGTAGACCAGCACCATATCCTGTACCGGATTGTCATCACCATTTCAGCCTGTTTTGCCACGGCCGCCCTAAGCGGCATTCTTTCCCGGCAGCTAAAAACAGCCAGAAAAGACCTTAAAATCGCCCAGGAACATTTAAAGCGGGTGGAAAAAATGGCGGCCGTGGATGAAATCGTGTCCGGCATTGCCCACGAGATTAAAAATCCTCTGGCATCATTGTCAGGCTCCATACAGATGCTAAGGGAGGACATGGCACCCACAGGAGAAAACGACAAACTGATGCAGATCATTTTGAGAGAAACAGAGCGCCTTAAACAGATTGCAACGGACATCCGGCTGATTTCAAAACCCGGAAAGGCCAACGCAAAATTGATTAATCTGTCCAAGGCAATTGATGATGTCACCACCCTTTTTAACAATACACCGGACTGGAACCAAATCAGCATCATTGCCTGGGTTGAACGGGATCTGCATGTGTACATGGATGCAGTTCATCTTCAACAGATTTTATGGAATCTGATTAAAAACGCAGCTGAATCCATTGAAGGAAAAGGCAAAATCAAAATCTCCTCGTATTCACCTCGACACAAACGCATTTACCTGACCATTCAGGACACAGGTTCAGGCATTGACAAAAAACATGCCTCCCATATTTTTGATCCCTTCTTCACCACGAAAGGAGATGGGACAGGACTTGGGCTTTCGATCATCCACAGGATTGTTGACGCCTACGACGGCATGATAGACTTTGAATCCATCCCCGGAAAAGGCACTGTTTTTACACTAATATTCAACAACCCTGCATTAGAGGAGTAA
- a CDS encoding TIGR02757 family protein, giving the protein MRIGLQKLKSKLDQLYSVYNRKQYVDPDPLLFLYNYPDVRDREIAGIIVSSLAYGRVAMIMQTVSAVLEKMGPDLYEFIMNAEPKTISCLFQNFKYRFATADHLCALIMGLQAVIADYGSLSTCFTMDPTGKTDLSGGLARIRAYVLRAGDAGHLLADPGKTSACKRSHLFLRWMVRKDQVDPGGWSNVPAAALTCPVDAHMFKIGHMLGFTKRRSADGICAAQITEGFRRISPDDPVKYDFCLTRFGIRNGLDLAELEQFLKSDSHHV; this is encoded by the coding sequence ATGAGAATCGGCCTGCAAAAACTGAAATCAAAGCTTGATCAACTTTATTCGGTATACAACAGGAAACAGTATGTTGATCCGGACCCACTGCTGTTTCTCTACAACTACCCGGATGTCCGGGACAGGGAAATTGCAGGGATTATTGTTTCGAGCCTGGCATATGGACGGGTGGCCATGATCATGCAGACGGTGTCTGCTGTGCTTGAAAAAATGGGGCCTGACCTTTACGAGTTCATAATGAATGCCGAACCGAAAACAATATCCTGCCTGTTTCAAAATTTTAAATACAGGTTTGCCACAGCAGATCATTTGTGCGCCCTGATCATGGGGCTTCAGGCGGTTATTGCCGATTACGGATCCTTAAGCACCTGCTTTACCATGGACCCGACAGGCAAGACAGATCTGTCCGGGGGACTTGCCCGGATCAGAGCTTATGTACTTCGGGCCGGGGATGCCGGACATCTTCTGGCTGATCCCGGAAAAACGTCGGCCTGCAAGCGCAGTCATCTGTTTTTAAGATGGATGGTGCGTAAAGATCAGGTGGATCCGGGGGGATGGTCCAATGTGCCGGCAGCGGCACTGACCTGTCCCGTGGACGCACACATGTTTAAAATCGGCCATATGCTTGGGTTCACAAAACGCCGCAGCGCCGACGGTATATGTGCCGCCCAGATCACCGAAGGTTTCAGGCGGATCAGCCCCGACGACCCGGTGAAATATGATTTCTGCCTGACCCGGTTCGGGATCCGCAACGGGCTTGATCTGGCTGAACTGGAACAATTCTTAAAAAGTGATTCACATCATGTATAA
- a CDS encoding histone deacetylase, translated as MSDLRTGLVFDQRYLHHCIPLASLENPGRMRSLYLTLSLSGYTERCRVIEPREANIEEVLAVHSSFYLEQIRKHAVNPDPFSYDRDSYLMEDSLVTALLASGGCMNLADKIMTGELDQGFALVRPPGHHASTGRGMGFCIVNNIAVTAEYLRNTYGLSRILIVDFDAHHANGTQDIFYDTNEVMVLSVHQQGIFPFSGKVEETGVDKGLGYTINVPVYSQFGDCEYTFLLGRLLNAVCAQYLPQIILVSAGYDGHEDDSISQIRLSTGWFRSIAMMLRFHAKQVCDNRLLLVLEGGYNPCCLEASILSTLDGLLDRKVEPVGVMHARRADRILIDHPLKQFWTL; from the coding sequence ATGAGTGATTTGCGTACCGGCCTGGTGTTTGACCAGCGTTATCTACATCATTGTATTCCTTTGGCAAGCCTTGAAAATCCGGGCCGGATGCGAAGTCTTTACCTTACCTTAAGCCTGTCCGGATACACAGAACGCTGCAGAGTCATTGAACCGCGGGAAGCAAATATTGAAGAGGTTCTGGCAGTGCATTCCTCTTTTTACCTGGAGCAGATACGCAAACACGCTGTTAATCCTGATCCTTTTTCCTATGACAGGGATTCTTACCTGATGGAGGATTCCCTTGTCACGGCTCTACTGGCCTCGGGCGGGTGCATGAACCTGGCCGATAAGATCATGACAGGAGAACTGGACCAGGGATTTGCCCTTGTCCGGCCCCCCGGGCACCATGCCAGTACCGGACGGGGCATGGGATTTTGTATTGTAAATAATATTGCCGTCACTGCAGAATATTTAAGAAATACTTATGGATTGAGCCGTATTTTAATTGTGGATTTTGATGCCCACCATGCCAACGGAACTCAGGATATATTTTACGATACCAATGAAGTGATGGTGCTGTCTGTTCATCAGCAGGGTATTTTCCCTTTTTCAGGCAAGGTGGAAGAAACGGGTGTGGACAAGGGCCTTGGGTATACGATCAATGTGCCGGTGTATTCACAGTTTGGTGACTGCGAGTATACTTTTCTTCTCGGTCGGCTGCTCAATGCCGTATGTGCCCAGTATCTTCCCCAGATTATTTTAGTTTCAGCCGGATATGACGGGCATGAGGATGACAGTATCAGTCAGATTCGTCTGAGTACCGGATGGTTCAGGAGCATTGCCATGATGCTGCGCTTCCATGCAAAACAGGTGTGTGACAATCGCCTGCTTTTGGTCCTTGAGGGCGGATATAATCCCTGCTGTCTGGAGGCGTCGATCCTATCCACCCTGGACGGGCTTCTGGATAGAAAAGTGGAGCCGGTGGGGGTCATGCATGCCAGGCGTGCAGACCGGATTCTGATAGATCACCCGTTAAAGCAGTTTTGGACATTGTAA
- a CDS encoding type II secretion system F family protein, with product MAVIYEWKGKNPKGRKIKGEMEAESPEQVKSSLSRRKITPTRVRKKPKDLLENVSFLAPRVKESDVIIFSRQFSTMIDAGLPLLQCLDILHSQQENPTFKKQLKHIKESVESGETFADSLRKYPKTFNELFVNMIAAGEAGGILDVILQRLSAYAEKMVKLKKQVKGAMTYPAITIAVAVIVVGVILVFVIPVFEKMFSDMGSALPLPTQMVVGLSNFVVGNILWMIIGLIGAVFLFRQTYKSPKGRIFLDNMFLRLPVIGILIRKVAVAKFTRTTATMISSGVSILEALDIVGKTAGNKIIEFAISDVKVGISEGRSMADPLLESGVFPSMVCSMIAVGESTGALEIMMAKIADFYDDEVDQAVKNLTDMIEPFMLVFLGVVVGGLVIAMYLPIFTMASAVG from the coding sequence ATGGCAGTTATTTACGAATGGAAGGGCAAGAACCCTAAAGGCCGGAAAATTAAAGGAGAGATGGAGGCTGAGAGCCCCGAACAGGTAAAAAGCAGCCTGTCGCGTCGCAAAATAACCCCCACAAGAGTCAGGAAAAAGCCCAAAGATCTTTTAGAAAATGTCTCCTTTCTTGCGCCTAGAGTAAAGGAGAGCGACGTCATTATTTTCTCACGACAATTTTCCACCATGATTGACGCGGGCTTGCCGCTTCTGCAATGCCTGGATATTTTGCATTCCCAGCAGGAAAATCCAACATTTAAAAAACAGCTTAAACATATTAAAGAGTCTGTGGAATCCGGAGAAACCTTTGCCGATTCATTAAGAAAATACCCAAAAACATTTAACGAACTTTTTGTTAACATGATTGCAGCCGGGGAGGCTGGTGGTATCCTTGATGTGATTTTACAGCGTTTGTCAGCCTACGCTGAAAAAATGGTCAAACTTAAAAAACAGGTCAAGGGGGCCATGACCTATCCCGCCATTACCATCGCGGTGGCCGTTATTGTGGTCGGTGTTATCCTGGTATTTGTCATACCTGTGTTTGAAAAAATGTTTTCCGACATGGGCTCGGCCCTGCCCCTTCCCACCCAGATGGTTGTAGGGCTTAGCAACTTTGTTGTGGGAAACATCCTATGGATGATTATTGGATTGATTGGCGCTGTTTTTCTTTTCAGACAAACGTACAAATCCCCCAAAGGCCGCATTTTTCTTGACAACATGTTTTTACGCCTGCCCGTCATCGGCATTTTGATCCGAAAGGTGGCCGTGGCAAAATTCACCCGCACCACAGCCACCATGATTTCATCCGGGGTGTCCATTCTTGAGGCCCTGGACATTGTGGGCAAAACCGCCGGCAATAAAATCATTGAATTTGCCATCTCCGATGTCAAGGTCGGTATTTCAGAAGGCCGGTCCATGGCGGACCCCTTGCTGGAAAGCGGGGTATTTCCGTCCATGGTCTGCTCAATGATCGCAGTGGGGGAATCCACAGGCGCCTTGGAAATAATGATGGCCAAAATTGCGGATTTCTACGATGATGAAGTGGACCAGGCCGTTAAAAACCTGACTGACATGATCGAGCCTTTCATGCTTGTATTTTTAGGTGTCGTGGTCGGCGGTCTAGTTATTGCCATGTATCTGCCGATTTTCACAATGGCCAGTGCAGTCGGATAG
- a CDS encoding GNAT family protein: MAFYGNCIFTTRLCLKKPAVADLELMAEWSCAPEANGLYLSAENLDVEHLSHQLNSGALWNDKEKRFVIWLKDGEPIGCIRYWTVSGQVNTVVVTVKIARASERRKGYGTEAQKFLIKHLMDNENIRQVQMYTDINNISQQRCLVKLGFDMKEALQYQDQKIMRNGLLYVLSKQNFERHPIYRYHNE, encoded by the coding sequence ATGGCGTTTTACGGAAATTGTATATTTACGACACGGCTGTGCTTGAAAAAGCCGGCCGTGGCCGACCTTGAACTGATGGCTGAATGGAGCTGTGCTCCGGAAGCCAACGGCCTGTATCTTTCTGCCGAAAATCTTGATGTTGAACACTTGAGTCATCAGCTGAATTCCGGTGCCCTATGGAACGATAAAGAAAAGCGGTTTGTGATATGGTTAAAGGACGGTGAACCCATCGGATGCATTCGCTACTGGACGGTGTCCGGTCAGGTCAATACGGTTGTTGTCACCGTTAAAATTGCACGGGCAAGTGAACGCAGAAAAGGGTATGGTACAGAAGCCCAGAAATTTTTAATTAAACATTTAATGGACAATGAAAACATCCGTCAGGTGCAAATGTATACGGACATAAATAATATCTCCCAGCAGCGGTGTCTTGTTAAACTTGGATTTGATATGAAGGAAGCCCTTCAATACCAGGACCAGAAAATTATGCGGAACGGATTGCTCTATGTGTTGTCCAAGCAAAATTTTGAACGCCACCCCATTTACCGATACCACAATGAATAG
- a CDS encoding YkgJ family cysteine cluster protein, with product MFDREEKVPAAELNSLFYECRQCGACCKRYRKVLLKPEEAVFIKKMGGHVGFGLSLNALRNNALEELSKQAEAQGKIYMIHPDQAGCVFLEKRNDKYYCKIYHYRPESCRGFRCNLADGSLQNLFGTDAMHLLGKDRFGLPLKETLP from the coding sequence ATGTTTGATAGAGAAGAGAAGGTGCCGGCGGCAGAATTGAACTCCTTGTTTTACGAATGCCGTCAATGTGGCGCATGTTGTAAGCGGTATAGAAAAGTGCTTCTTAAGCCGGAGGAAGCAGTATTTATAAAAAAAATGGGCGGTCATGTCGGCTTTGGTCTGTCCCTGAATGCATTGCGGAATAACGCCCTGGAAGAACTTTCAAAACAGGCAGAAGCCCAGGGCAAGATATATATGATTCATCCGGATCAAGCCGGTTGCGTCTTTTTGGAAAAACGCAACGATAAATATTATTGCAAAATCTACCACTACAGGCCAGAATCCTGCCGGGGATTCAGGTGTAACCTTGCTGACGGGTCTCTTCAAAATCTTTTTGGGACGGATGCCATGCATCTTTTGGGTAAAGACCGTTTCGGGTTGCCGTTAAAAGAGACATTACCCTGA